GCGGCGGCGGCGCGCAGCACCTCGGTGGCGCGAAGGTCGTCGAGCAGGTCCTCGATGTCCCGGGTGGCGTTGACCAGCCACCGGGTCCGGCCGCTGGCGAGCACCAGGCGTTCGACCTCGAGCCGGTAGGACAGTGCCTCGAGCATCTCGCGCTCCCGCCACAGGACCTGTGACAGCTTGTCCATGTCTGCGGTGTCGATCACGACACTCCTCCTTCGTCCGCCCCGAGCCGGGGACATTCGTGCCGTCCCATCGCCCGTCCGGTGCCGGACCTGAGCGTTTTCGCCGAACGGGCGACGTACGGATGTCCGTGGTGACCACCCGGACCCGGGACCTGGGTCCCCATTCGTCCGACCGACCGGACACTTGGAGTGCATTGCCCTGCGCGTCGCCGCCGCGAGGCCGGAACCTCATGCATGTGAACGCGAACGACGCCACCGCCGCCACCTCGGGTACCGACGAGCTGATCACCAGCCACATGCCCCTGGTGGGACACATCGTGCGGGAGACCATGGGACGGGTGCCGTCCCACGTCAACCGCGACGACCTGACCTCGGCCGGCCTGACCGCACTGGTCCTGGCGGCCCGCGCGTTCGACGCGACGCGGGGGGTCCCCTTCGACCGGTACGCCGCCACCCGGATCCGCGGCGCCCTGCTCGACGAGCTGCGCTCGGTCGACTGGGCCTCCCGTTCGGTGCGACGCCGCGCCCGCGACCTCGCCGAGACCCGCAACCAGCTCGCCGTCGTCCTCGGCCGGACCCCCACGCTGGCCGAGGTCGCCCGGGCGACCGGTCTCAGCGAGGACGAGGTCGTCGCCAACGACGACGACGTCTCCCGCGCGCAGGTGCTGTCCCTGCAGGGCTCGAGCACCACCCCGATCGAGGAGCTGGTCCCCACCCGCGCTCCCTCCCCCGAGGACCTGCTGGAGCACGGCGAGCGGCTCACCTACCTGCGCGAGGCGATCGCCGAGCTGCCCGACCGGCTGCGGGTCGTGGTCGAGGACTACTTCTTCTCCGAGCGACCGATGGCCGACATCGCCGAGGACCTGGGCGTCACCGACTCCCGGATCTCCCAGATGCGCGCCGAGGCGCTCTCGCTGCTGCGCGACGCGCTCAACCACGAGCTCGAGCCCGCCCTGGTCCGTCCCACGGGCAAGGCCGGCGGGGTCGCCCAGCGCCGCCGCGAGTCGTACTTCGCCGCCGTCGCCGCCCGCCACGCGGCCGGCATGCGCCGCGGCCTCAGCCCGCTCGACGCGGTCGGCTGACCGGCATGGGCTCCCGACACGACCGCGTCTACGTCTACTACCCGCGCGGCCTGCGCACCGGCGGTCCCGAGGCGCTGCACCAGCTGGTCGACAGCCTGCGCCGCCAGGGCGAGGACGCGTTCCTGGTCGCCGTCCCCGGCTCGGAGGACGCCGAGCGGGTGGCCGAGTACGCCCACTACGACGCCCCCGAGGCCGAGGTCCGCGACGTCGCCGGGGCCGCGGTGGTCCTGCCCGAGGTCTGGTTCACCTCGCTGTCGGTGTTCGAGCACGCGACGCCGTACTGCTGGTGGTTGAGCATCGACAACGCCCCCGTCTTCTCCACCGACTGGCAGTACCGCGACCCGTGGCGCCCGGTCACCCGGCACACACCGCCGACCGAAGGTCCCGGGCTCGACATCGCGCTCGGCCGCCGCGTGCACAACCTCACGCAGTCCCACTACGCCTGGGCCTACCTGTTCACCCGCCTCGGCACCTGCGGGTCGATGCTCTCCGACCACACCGACCCGGCGCCGTACGACGCCCTCGACCTCGTCGCACCCGGGGACCGCGGCCCGACGGTCGCCTACAACCCGGCGAAGGCGGACCTGGTCACCGAGGTGCTCGCGGGCCTGCTGCCCGAGGTCACCTTCGTGCCGTTGGCCGGCCTGACCCGGCCCGAGCTCGCCGCGACCCTGGCGAGCTCGGCGGTGTACCTCGACCTCGGCTTCCACCCCGGCAAGGACCGCCTCCCCCGCGAGGCCGCGCTCGCCGGCGCGACCGTCGTGGTGGCCCGCCGCGGCGCCGGCGCCTACCACGCGGACACCCCGCTGCCCGCCGAGCACCGGCTGCTGCCGACCGAGGACATGGTCGAGCGGGCCGCGGACACGGTGCGCGCGATCCTGGCCGACCCGGAGACGCACCACGCGCAGCAGAAGGACTACCGCGAGCAGGTCCGGGGCGAGCGGGTCCGCTTCGACGAACAGGTCCGCCGGATCTTCGTCGAGGGTCGCCTCGGCGAGGACGGCAGCGGGTCCTAGCTGCCCCTACTCCCCGACGGCGCCGTCGATCGACTGGCGCAGGAGATCGGCGTGACCGTTGTGCCGGGCGTACTCCTCGACCATGTGGCCGAGCAGCCAGCGCATCGTGACCGGCTCCGCCGGGTCGGCGGCCGGCGTGGCCAGGCCCAGCTCGCCGGCGAGCGTCTCGTCGATCACCCGGTCCGAGACGGCGACCGCGTCGTCGTACCACTCCCAGAGCTGGTCGGCGCCGAAGTCGCGGGCGTGCGCCCATGCCCAGTCAGGGTCGTCGACGTCGGCGACCCCCAGCCAGGCCGGCATCGCCACCCCGCCGGCGAAGGACAGGTTGAACCAGCCCGACTCGACCATCGTCAGGTGCAGGACCAGACCGGCGAGCGTCATCGTCGTCGGCGCCAGCGGCCGGCGGAGCTGCTCGTCGGTGAGGCCGGCGCACTTCCACCGCAGCGTGTCGCGGTGGAAGTCGAGGAAGCCCCGCAGGGTCTCGGCCTCGGTCCCGTCGAGGGGTGGCTGGCGCCGGTCGTCCCGAGTCGTCATGCCCGGCAACCTAGGGCCGCCGAACTTTTTCCGGAAGACCTCTCAGCTCGTCTCCGGCGGCGCCGAACGAGCACCCGACGGGAGACCACGGACGGTCCCCGGCCAACTGACCTGATTCCAGGAGGGAAACATCATGGGTCTTCGCATCAACCAGAACATCGAGGCCACCAACGCCTACCGCAACCTGTCGGTGACGCAGGGTCAGCTCTCGAAGTCGATGGAGAAGCTCTCGTCCGGCTTCCGGATCAACCGCGCCGCCGACGACGCGGCCGGCCTGGCGATCTCCGAGGGCCTGCGGGCGCAGACCGGTGGCCTCAAGGTCGCCGTCCGCAACGCGCAGGACGGCATCTCGGTCGTGCAGACGACGGAAGGTGCGCTCACCGAGGTCCACTCGATCCTGCAGCGCATGCGTGACCTCGCCGTCCAGGGCTCGAACGACAGCAACAACGCCGACGCGCGTGCCAACATCAAGGCGGAGGCGGACCAGCTCACCAGCGAGCTGACCCGCATCGGCAACTCCACCAACTTCAACGGCACCAAGCTCCTCGACGGCTCGGCCACCGCCCTGAACTTCCAGGTCGGCGCCGACGGCGACGCCAACAGCGCGATCACCGTCAACCTGTCCTCGGCCAACGTCACCGCGGTGTCCAGCTCGCTGTCCGCCGTGTCGTTCAGCAGCTTCTCCTCGTCGCAGAGCGCCATCACCGCCATCGACGCGCAGATCAAGTCGGTCTCCACCGCCCGAGCGAACCTCGGTGCCTACCAGAACCGGCTCGAGCACACGATCGCCAACGTCAACGTCGCGATCGAGAACCTGTCCGCCTCGGAGTCGCGGATCCGTGACACCGACATGGCCTCGGAGATGATGAGCTTCACCCGCTCGCAGATCCTCAGTCAGGCAGGTACCGCGATGCTGGCGCAGGCCAACTCCGCCCCGCAGGGCGTGCTGAGCCTGCTGCGCGGCTGATCGTCCTGTCGTACGACGAGGCGCCGGCGGGACCCTCGGTCCTGCCGGCGCCCTCGCCGGTTTTCCGCCCCGACCTGAGGAGCAGCAGTGGCAACCGCAAGCATCGGCGGCCTGGCCAGTGGCCTGGACACCGCGACGATCATCGACCAGCTGATCCAGCTCGAGGCCGCGACCCAGACCAAGCTGAAGAGCAAGGTCACCTCACAGCAGGCCGAGTCCACGGCGCTGCAGGGCGTGAACTCCAAGCTGGCGGCCCTGGTCACCAGCGCCACCGCCCTCGCGACCGGCACCACCAGCGGTGTCTGGGCGACCTTGCAGGCGACGTCCTCGTCGACCTCGGTCGCCGTCACCGCCCGCAGCAACGCCGCCCCGTCGACCATCTCGGTCGGCGTCACCCAGACCGCCCTGACCCACCGGCTGGCGTTCGGCCAGGCGACCGGGCTGACCACGGCGGGCGCCGTACCGACCTCGGTGACGCTGGCCCGCGGCGCCGACACCGTCGAGATCACCTCCGACGGCACCCTCGGCGGTCTGGTCAACGCCATCAACGCCGCCGACTCCGGGGTGCGCGCCTCGGCCGTCAAGGTCGCCGACGGCTCGTACCGCCTCCTCGTCGAGTCGAGCACGACCGGCGCCGCGCAGGCCTTCACGCTCACCGAGACCGGCACCGGCGCGGCCGTCCTCGGTGGACCCGAGGCCGCCCTCACCCAGACCGCCCGCGACGCGATCGCCACCGTCGGGGGCATCTCGGTGACCTCCACGACCAACACCTTCACCGACGTCCTCGACGGCGTCGACATCACCCTGGCCAGCACCGCCGCGCCCGGCACGACGGCCGAGGTCACCATCACCCGCGACGCCAAGACCCGGGCGAGCGCGACCAACGACTTCGTCACCGCGATCAACGCCACCCTCGGCCTGATCGCCTCGGTGGGTGACCCGAAGACCGGCTCGGTGCGGGCCAACAGCACGCTGCGCAGCGTCTCGTCGTCCCTGGTCGAGACGATCTACCCGCCCGACGGGACGAGCCTCGCCTCGATCGGCATCGAGACCGATCGCTACGGCAAGATCACGTTCGACCAGGACAAGTTCGCGGCCGCGTTCGCCGCCGACCCGGCCGGTACGCAGAGCGCCTTCGCCGCGTTCGCCGACCGGGTGAAGACCGCCGCCACGGCGGCCTCCGACGCCTCCACCGGCACCGTCACGGCCGCGGTCAACAGCCGCAACGCGACGATCACCCAGCTCAACCAGAGCATCAAGGACTGGGACGACCGGCTGGCGCTGCGCCGTACGACACTCGAGCGGCAGTTCACCGCCCTCGAGGTCGCGATGAGCCAGATGCAGAGCCAGTCGAGCTGGCTCGCCGGACAGCTCGCGTCGCTGCCTGGCTCAGCCTGAATCCGCCGGTGGGTGGCGTAGCGAGCGTCATCCCAGGGGTGCGATCGCAAGGCGCGGGCGCGACGACGTGCTCTCTCGCCCTTCGAGCGTCCGCAACGCAGCGAGCGCGCCGCTGGGGTGGCGCGTAGTAGCCACCCATCGGTGGATTCGGGCTAATGCAGCTGACAAATCGGCCGATGGGGAGGTCGTCCGCGACCACCACACGGGTCCAGGCACCGGAACAGGAGTGATCATGCAGGGCAGCGCAGCGCGCACGGCGTACGTCGGGAACGCGATCGCGACGGCCAGCCCGGCCCGGCTCCTGGTGATGCTGTGCGACCGCCTGGTGCTCGACGTCGAGCGCGCCGCCCGCGCGCAGGTCGACGGCGACCGGGTCGAGACCCACAACCAGCTGGTGCACGCCCAGGCGATCGTCACCGAGCTGCGCAGCTCCCTGCGCCCCGAGGGCTGGCGCGGGGGCGCCGAGCTGGCGTCGCTCTACGCCTACCTCGACCGCCGTCTCGTGGAGGCCAACACCCACAACGACCGGCGCGCGACCGCCGAGGCGCTCGGCCTGTGCCGCGCGATCCGCGACACGTGGCGCGAGGCCGCGATGCGGGCGGCCGGTCTCGCCGCGGGGGCGTGACGATGCGGATCTACGCCTGGACGGGCACCCAGTACCACGAGGGCGTCGGCACCCTGCGCTACCGGATCACCACGCCGCTGAGCGAGGCCGAGCACCAGGGGCTGGCGCAGTGGCGCTTCGGCGCGGACATGTACCCCGAGGTCGCGATGGTGCACGACGTGCTCATCGGACAGCTGCTCATCCAGCCCAGCGGTGCTGAGGTCTGGGAGACCCTGGCGAGGGTCGACGACGGTCCGCTGCTCGTCGCCGAGCACGACGACGACATCGTCAACGTGCGCCCCGACAACCCGTACTTCGGGCACCACGGCGTCAGCTACGACGAGTTCATGGCCACCAACGTGGTCGCCGCACGCCGCGCCCTCGCCGCCTCCGACCTCGTGACGGTGTCGGTGCCCCACCTCGCCGAGCAGTACGCCGAGCACACCGACGCCCCGATCGTCGTCCTGCCCAACACCGTCGACGGCGTCCTGCTCGACGTGCCCCAGCGGGTGCGGGCGAAGGGCGAGCGGCTGCGGGTGGGCTGGAGCGGCAGCGCCACCCACGACAAGGACATGCGGCAGAACGTCGAGGGGATCCGCTACGGGCTGCGCAAGACCGGTGCCCAGC
The genomic region above belongs to Nocardioides sp. QY071 and contains:
- a CDS encoding sigma-70 family RNA polymerase sigma factor, translated to MNANDATAATSGTDELITSHMPLVGHIVRETMGRVPSHVNRDDLTSAGLTALVLAARAFDATRGVPFDRYAATRIRGALLDELRSVDWASRSVRRRARDLAETRNQLAVVLGRTPTLAEVARATGLSEDEVVANDDDVSRAQVLSLQGSSTTPIEELVPTRAPSPEDLLEHGERLTYLREAIAELPDRLRVVVEDYFFSERPMADIAEDLGVTDSRISQMRAEALSLLRDALNHELEPALVRPTGKAGGVAQRRRESYFAAVAARHAAGMRRGLSPLDAVG
- a CDS encoding DinB family protein, which translates into the protein MTTRDDRRQPPLDGTEAETLRGFLDFHRDTLRWKCAGLTDEQLRRPLAPTTMTLAGLVLHLTMVESGWFNLSFAGGVAMPAWLGVADVDDPDWAWAHARDFGADQLWEWYDDAVAVSDRVIDETLAGELGLATPAADPAEPVTMRWLLGHMVEEYARHNGHADLLRQSIDGAVGE
- a CDS encoding flagellin; this translates as MGLRINQNIEATNAYRNLSVTQGQLSKSMEKLSSGFRINRAADDAAGLAISEGLRAQTGGLKVAVRNAQDGISVVQTTEGALTEVHSILQRMRDLAVQGSNDSNNADARANIKAEADQLTSELTRIGNSTNFNGTKLLDGSATALNFQVGADGDANSAITVNLSSANVTAVSSSLSAVSFSSFSSSQSAITAIDAQIKSVSTARANLGAYQNRLEHTIANVNVAIENLSASESRIRDTDMASEMMSFTRSQILSQAGTAMLAQANSAPQGVLSLLRG
- the fliD gene encoding flagellar filament capping protein FliD, which encodes MATASIGGLASGLDTATIIDQLIQLEAATQTKLKSKVTSQQAESTALQGVNSKLAALVTSATALATGTTSGVWATLQATSSSTSVAVTARSNAAPSTISVGVTQTALTHRLAFGQATGLTTAGAVPTSVTLARGADTVEITSDGTLGGLVNAINAADSGVRASAVKVADGSYRLLVESSTTGAAQAFTLTETGTGAAVLGGPEAALTQTARDAIATVGGISVTSTTNTFTDVLDGVDITLASTAAPGTTAEVTITRDAKTRASATNDFVTAINATLGLIASVGDPKTGSVRANSTLRSVSSSLVETIYPPDGTSLASIGIETDRYGKITFDQDKFAAAFAADPAGTQSAFAAFADRVKTAATAASDASTGTVTAAVNSRNATITQLNQSIKDWDDRLALRRTTLERQFTALEVAMSQMQSQSSWLAGQLASLPGSA
- the fliS gene encoding flagellar export chaperone FliS; translated protein: MQGSAARTAYVGNAIATASPARLLVMLCDRLVLDVERAARAQVDGDRVETHNQLVHAQAIVTELRSSLRPEGWRGGAELASLYAYLDRRLVEANTHNDRRATAEALGLCRAIRDTWREAAMRAAGLAAGA
- a CDS encoding glycosyltransferase; amino-acid sequence: MRIYAWTGTQYHEGVGTLRYRITTPLSEAEHQGLAQWRFGADMYPEVAMVHDVLIGQLLIQPSGAEVWETLARVDDGPLLVAEHDDDIVNVRPDNPYFGHHGVSYDEFMATNVVAARRALAASDLVTVSVPHLAEQYAEHTDAPIVVLPNTVDGVLLDVPQRVRAKGERLRVGWSGSATHDKDMRQNVEGIRYGLRKTGAQLVLMGADYRPLMRQADAEYHAWKTQIDEYYLVVSTFHVALAPLADDLFNRSKSPLKALEASALGIPVVASDAGPYRDFVIHGETGFLCRTDDDWMRALRALDADEDLRQAMGAAARAHAANFTTQLWAPRWIDTYRQALARKRGVPADDLALVSVP